Below is a genomic region from Hyalangium minutum.
GAAGGTGCGGACCTTGGATGTGCTCAAGGGCTACTTCCGCAATCAGAAGCGCAAGGTGTACCTGGGCGCGGAGCTGCCTGTGTACTACCCGGCGGAGCGGCGCTTCGCTCCGGACTTGGTGGCCGTGCTGGATACCGAGCCGCACGAGCGCAACAAATGGGTGGTGAGCCATGAGGGCAAGGGGCTGGACTGGGTGTTGGAGGTTCACTTCGGCGGCGACCGGAAGAAGGACGCCGTCTTCAATGTGAAGCGGTACGCGCAGTTGGGCATCCCTGAGTACTTCATCTACGACCGGCGCAAGCAGCGGCTGGAGGCCTACCGGCTGCTGTCGCCCGAGTCGCGCAGGTACGAGCGGATGCTGCCCAGGCAAGGCCGGTTCGTGTCCGAGGTGCTCGGGCTGGAACTGGAGGTGTCCGAGGAGAAGCTCCAGCTGTGGGCGGGCAACGCGCTCCTCTTGGAGTCCGCGGAGATGTTGGCCCGGGTGCAGGAGAAGCTGGAGCAGGTGGCTCTTCAGCGGGAGGAAGAGGCGCGGCGTCGCGAGGAGATGGAACTCCGATTGGCCGAGGAAACGCGCCGGCGTGAGGAGACAGAGCAACGCCTGAGAGTGCTTCAGGCGGAGGTGGAGCACCTCCAACGCCCCAAGGAGTAGGGCAGGGGAGGCGCTCAACGGCCGGGATGGCTCAGCCGAACGAGGCGTCCCGGCCGCGGGTGGGAAGCGCGGAAGCGTTGCCCGAGAGATAGGCGTCTGCGGACTTCGCCGCTTCCCGCCCGTCCGAGATGGCCCAGACGACGAGGCTGGCGCCCCGGTTCGCGTCTCCCGCGCAGAACACCCCGTCCACCGAGGTCGCGAAGCGCGCGTCCACCTGCACCGCGCCCCGAGGCGTCAGCCGGACTCCCAGGTCCTCCTGAAGGCCCGCCGTCACCGGTCCCGTGAAGCCCATGGCCAGGATCAACAGATCCACCTCGTGGGTCTCCTCGGTGCCCGGGACCTCCACGAGCCGCGTGGAGCCGTCCGCCTG
It encodes:
- a CDS encoding Uma2 family endonuclease produces the protein MGPEERARVVESLPGEVTWDEMAMPEGDPHFGAKVRTLDVLKGYFRNQKRKVYLGAELPVYYPAERRFAPDLVAVLDTEPHERNKWVVSHEGKGLDWVLEVHFGGDRKKDAVFNVKRYAQLGIPEYFIYDRRKQRLEAYRLLSPESRRYERMLPRQGRFVSEVLGLELEVSEEKLQLWAGNALLLESAEMLARVQEKLEQVALQREEEARRREEMELRLAEETRRREETEQRLRVLQAEVEHLQRPKE